The following coding sequences are from one Nonlabens arenilitoris window:
- a CDS encoding M48 family metalloprotease: protein MSQDVMETTALLEPFPYHKKLRDHLKSRKKTWQWFKDEKIKTQQIEAFKKELLKNTYRLDKDSHRNLYQMTQDICVDLNIDAQVTLYQENNSLQLNASISVINQEAHIVFSGNILQLLDEKQLKALLAHELSHYLFYKLENGEYEITQRIILALANDSRSEDSIIETARIFQLYLELFCDAGAFKSCREHYTVIQMLIKLNTGLSEVNAQSYLDQAKEIINQDDEATNQQTHPESYIRSIALDLKARNSREYQQELHKLIEGKWDVNSLDIFEQEKTRALTNDLIQLILRPHWINSSAVINLAQQFFTNFKKEKEVKTTTLLERLKHTTPSTKSYLSYVLLDFARIDSTLEKLPIAHTLEVAELLGLIEEYERVLRKELKLTVRSFKDLKQEAMNDLSRLNENQDNSIYDNE from the coding sequence ATGTCACAAGATGTTATGGAGACTACGGCTTTACTAGAGCCTTTCCCTTATCATAAAAAGTTGAGAGATCATTTAAAAAGTCGGAAAAAGACTTGGCAATGGTTTAAAGATGAAAAGATTAAGACACAACAGATAGAGGCATTTAAAAAAGAACTCCTTAAAAACACGTATCGTTTAGATAAAGATAGCCATCGCAATCTTTACCAGATGACACAAGACATTTGTGTAGATTTAAATATAGATGCTCAGGTTACTTTATATCAAGAGAATAATAGCCTGCAGTTAAATGCAAGCATATCAGTAATAAATCAAGAAGCTCATATTGTATTCTCAGGTAATATCTTACAGTTGCTGGATGAAAAACAACTTAAGGCATTACTAGCGCACGAGTTATCTCATTATCTATTCTATAAATTAGAAAATGGAGAATATGAAATCACACAGCGTATTATTCTTGCTTTAGCAAACGATTCTCGTAGTGAAGATAGCATCATTGAAACTGCACGTATTTTCCAATTATACCTCGAGCTTTTTTGTGATGCCGGTGCATTTAAATCATGCCGAGAGCATTACACAGTCATTCAAATGTTGATCAAGCTTAATACAGGCCTATCAGAAGTGAATGCGCAAAGCTATCTAGATCAGGCAAAAGAAATTATCAATCAAGATGATGAAGCCACAAATCAACAAACGCATCCAGAATCATATATACGTAGTATAGCCCTAGATTTAAAAGCACGTAACTCTCGAGAATATCAACAGGAACTACACAAACTTATAGAAGGAAAATGGGATGTTAACAGTCTCGATATTTTTGAGCAAGAAAAAACACGGGCTCTTACTAATGATTTAATTCAACTCATACTACGGCCGCATTGGATCAATTCTAGCGCAGTAATCAATCTAGCCCAACAATTTTTCACCAATTTTAAAAAAGAAAAAGAGGTCAAGACTACGACACTATTAGAACGTTTAAAACACACCACACCTAGTACAAAAAGCTATTTATCTTATGTTTTATTAGATTTTGCTAGAATAGACAGTACCTTAGAGAAACTTCCTATTGCACATACATTAGAAGTGGCAGAGTTGTTAGGACTTATAGAAGAATATGAGCGTGTGCTTAGAAAAGAGCTCAAACTTACAGTGCGCAGTTTTAAAGATTTGAAGCAAGAGGCGATGAATGATTTAAGTCGCCTTAATGAAAATCAAGATAATAGCATCTACGACAATGAGTGA
- a CDS encoding AAA domain-containing protein translates to MKIKIIASTTMSDYKASFFSLLDEVKEHGGSTTSDFIARVLPLLEKAHFLRSRDLVLGIYSIEDIYFNGRIIAIDSEGKEFRTGTRKPFNKPKQRYAVEVSGNYSEISKVEGDDYDRNIYDDEAIQEDFEKPITKPVYFARYKSWDLETGHYDPVTEIFTLGFILASVAYGIDFRDIDQLKRFVENRERLYFYNKDLHPTIHHVIREMTPLYREDRAPSLEEIIAKLKNYRDFNPENYVDLTDTEGFRNLNLSDRGSYILDKLKRRLFDISRRNKLLYFNDRGGFLNLTEASVPMLLDYKNITEKDLIFWNAHIQSQFISKKKVNLNRYLELDKNRFLSPALNKIRLEARKSKNEYGFDQLRVVVAFLHWYNFKESEDERISSPLLLLPVSLVKKKGVKDRFELNVNDSEAEINPVLSYYLKDLYGIELPDFIDLETSSIEELVHSIKNQIALGGTGIDLKWRDKPKIQLIHKLAKRNFKLKKRKLSNRNSGLSTRSYDYSYDAQNVKPLGLAIFNNLIAKKHNELEYIINEDINPYSDLAVAERRRSFYHTDNDGEVNPMVWEVDTCNITIGNFKYRKMSLVRDYSEIIKADIKDEVFDELFSEQPKKIHLDGCQKTNLTDLYPIIQSDPTQSQAVLKARSGENYIIQGPPGTGKSQTITNLIADYVARDQKVLFVCEKRAALDVVFHRLKNKKLDELCCLIHDSQTDKKAFIMNLKETYEAFMKKDMNTSTLSRKREKIINQIETHLGKLEHFHDTMREGTPPLYELFQELITYYQSKEKLSDHELIYMPFYKEWQENEIWITEMIAQIKLNNHGHSIADYAFNGLSPELLDASNSKGVILEKIEEALSLLDRLNELLDEQEVPIKKQPVGAWRLEFDFAFKVSNIVAQNALGIFDASTIAASNLDNLNRRIEKQRKLHLRLIEENVNWTQKLNAADAQIALQQWQRLDGSFFKFLNPSWYKLKAQIKRAYNFKAHSIEPTIETVLKTLNEEYQALESLEEKREEGASKFGLGDFVSDYEWIKKQQQQPDDIIKNWMATDHTSYVNSLLGFKSNFDELDAHLYQLFAYYDDDLLTDVEDKLQRGRASIHTIGLFTPYIKQLHGTSQEMQNNLRSKPWQTDDIAFHTAYKSLKEVYDKKPIFSQTSEDVLANSVRRIDDLLDSYYASNVAFIRSKIRDKFLNKVRITESVAAQLTAEEKLLKKEYNASRRILENEFGKSMRYKSIRELATGDAQEIMTTLKPVWLMSPLSVSDSMPIDTSIFDVVIYDEASQITVEEGVPSLFRTHQTIIVGDEMQMPPTNFFSANNTDQEEDEEEIEEKTGIMLDADSLLNQGARKLSSVMLGWHYRSRRESLISFSNAAFYKRNLLTIPDSRIPNAGIEPLEPIITPDQEINAQDVLKRSISFHYMENAVYHKRVNKDEATYISNMVRTFLMEDVKKSIGIVAFSMAQQSEIEEALDKLAQEDRHFGKLLEEEYQRTEEDQFVGLFVKNLENVQGDERDIIIMSICYGFNNQGKMFMNFGPINRRGGEKRLNVIFSRAKRNMIVVSSILAANIKNDYNEGANYFKRFLAYAKFISDGELEAANGILDSLHLDDDEEERTKRLPIINQLKEVLENDGYIVDNAIGQSHFKCDLALRKSDSKSYELAILIDRSTHYATDDILEQYSQKPAVLKAFGWKLQHIYSKDWLEQPERVLEKIKQKLEGKEEDPEELEPELELENQKDAVEEIKSNNESSNTSIPEVLETELAPEKEQQPQGNLTFKRYEFVEGSSNKYWEIAIDGFDIITRYGRIGNKPQENRKSLDDQVSVLKEEMRLIGVKTRKGYRPV, encoded by the coding sequence ATGAAAATCAAGATAATAGCATCTACGACAATGAGTGATTATAAGGCAAGTTTTTTTAGTCTGCTGGATGAGGTAAAAGAGCACGGTGGTAGTACCACGTCAGATTTTATCGCTAGAGTTTTACCTCTTTTAGAAAAGGCTCATTTTTTAAGATCTCGTGATCTGGTACTTGGGATTTATTCTATTGAAGATATTTACTTTAATGGTAGAATTATCGCTATAGATTCTGAAGGAAAAGAATTTAGAACAGGAACTAGAAAACCATTCAATAAACCTAAACAACGCTATGCGGTTGAGGTTAGCGGAAATTACAGCGAGATAAGTAAGGTTGAAGGTGATGATTACGACCGCAATATCTATGATGATGAAGCGATTCAAGAAGATTTTGAAAAGCCTATTACTAAGCCTGTTTACTTTGCACGATATAAAAGTTGGGATTTAGAAACAGGACATTATGATCCGGTTACTGAGATTTTTACACTGGGTTTTATACTGGCATCAGTCGCATACGGCATTGATTTTAGAGACATTGACCAGCTTAAGCGTTTTGTAGAAAACCGCGAGCGCTTATATTTCTATAACAAAGATTTACATCCTACCATACATCACGTGATTAGGGAAATGACACCTTTGTATAGAGAAGATCGTGCGCCTAGTCTCGAAGAAATCATTGCAAAACTCAAAAATTACCGTGATTTCAATCCAGAGAACTACGTTGATTTAACAGATACTGAAGGTTTCCGTAATTTGAATTTGTCAGATCGTGGTAGCTATATTCTAGATAAATTAAAACGTAGACTTTTTGATATATCCCGCAGGAATAAATTGCTTTATTTTAATGATCGTGGTGGATTCTTGAACCTGACAGAAGCCTCAGTGCCCATGTTACTAGACTATAAGAACATCACTGAAAAAGATTTAATTTTTTGGAATGCACATATTCAATCACAGTTCATTTCAAAGAAAAAAGTTAATCTGAATAGATATTTAGAACTTGATAAAAATAGATTTTTAAGCCCAGCGCTTAATAAAATAAGACTAGAGGCACGCAAGAGTAAAAATGAATACGGTTTTGACCAGTTGCGTGTCGTTGTTGCTTTTTTACATTGGTATAACTTTAAAGAAAGTGAAGATGAGCGTATCAGTTCACCGCTGTTATTATTACCAGTTTCTCTGGTAAAAAAGAAAGGTGTAAAAGATCGTTTTGAATTAAATGTAAATGACTCTGAGGCTGAGATTAATCCAGTCTTAAGTTATTATCTTAAGGATTTATATGGCATTGAATTACCCGACTTTATAGACTTAGAAACCAGTTCTATTGAAGAGCTCGTTCATAGTATTAAAAATCAGATTGCGCTAGGCGGCACAGGAATAGATTTAAAATGGAGAGACAAACCTAAAATCCAGTTGATTCATAAACTAGCAAAACGCAATTTTAAACTTAAAAAACGCAAACTCTCTAATCGCAATTCTGGTTTAAGTACACGCAGTTATGACTACTCTTATGACGCTCAAAATGTAAAACCACTAGGGCTGGCCATATTCAACAACTTGATTGCCAAAAAGCACAACGAGCTCGAGTACATCATTAATGAAGATATCAATCCCTACAGCGACCTTGCCGTTGCAGAGAGACGACGCAGTTTTTATCATACAGATAATGATGGCGAAGTAAATCCTATGGTATGGGAAGTAGATACTTGTAATATAACCATCGGTAATTTTAAGTATCGTAAAATGAGTCTGGTAAGAGATTATTCAGAGATCATAAAAGCTGATATAAAAGATGAGGTCTTTGATGAACTGTTCAGTGAGCAACCTAAAAAAATTCATCTCGATGGTTGTCAAAAAACTAACCTTACAGATCTGTATCCCATAATACAGTCAGATCCTACACAGTCTCAGGCTGTTTTAAAGGCACGATCTGGAGAGAATTATATCATTCAAGGACCACCGGGAACAGGGAAATCACAAACCATAACTAATCTCATTGCAGACTATGTAGCTAGAGATCAAAAAGTACTTTTTGTATGTGAAAAACGCGCCGCTTTAGATGTGGTTTTTCACCGTTTGAAAAATAAAAAACTAGATGAGCTGTGCTGTTTGATTCACGATTCTCAGACAGATAAAAAAGCCTTTATAATGAACCTCAAGGAGACCTATGAGGCCTTTATGAAGAAGGATATGAATACTTCTACGCTTTCGCGAAAGCGTGAAAAAATAATCAATCAAATTGAAACACATTTAGGAAAGTTAGAGCATTTTCACGATACCATGCGTGAAGGAACGCCACCACTTTATGAGCTGTTTCAAGAGCTGATTACCTATTATCAATCTAAGGAAAAACTTAGTGATCATGAGTTGATATATATGCCTTTCTATAAAGAATGGCAAGAAAATGAAATCTGGATTACAGAAATGATTGCTCAAATAAAATTGAACAATCATGGACACTCCATAGCAGACTATGCCTTTAATGGCCTTTCACCAGAATTACTAGATGCGTCTAATTCCAAAGGCGTAATTCTAGAAAAAATAGAAGAAGCTCTAAGCCTTTTAGACCGCTTGAATGAGTTGCTTGATGAACAAGAAGTTCCTATAAAAAAACAGCCTGTTGGCGCCTGGCGTTTAGAATTTGACTTTGCATTTAAGGTTTCAAATATTGTAGCTCAAAATGCCTTGGGAATATTTGATGCCAGTACCATTGCAGCTTCTAATTTAGATAATCTTAATAGAAGAATTGAAAAACAGCGCAAGTTACACTTAAGGCTGATAGAAGAAAACGTAAACTGGACTCAAAAATTAAATGCTGCAGATGCTCAAATTGCCCTACAGCAGTGGCAACGACTAGATGGTAGTTTCTTCAAGTTTTTAAATCCTAGTTGGTATAAATTAAAAGCTCAAATTAAAAGGGCTTATAATTTTAAAGCGCACAGTATTGAACCTACTATAGAAACCGTACTCAAGACCTTAAATGAGGAATATCAAGCACTGGAATCACTAGAAGAAAAACGAGAAGAAGGCGCGAGTAAATTTGGCCTTGGCGATTTTGTAAGTGATTATGAATGGATCAAAAAGCAACAGCAACAACCAGATGATATCATAAAAAACTGGATGGCTACAGATCATACATCTTATGTGAATAGTCTGTTAGGTTTCAAATCTAATTTTGATGAACTGGATGCACATCTCTACCAGTTATTTGCTTATTATGATGATGACTTACTAACTGATGTAGAAGATAAATTACAACGTGGTCGAGCGTCCATTCATACCATAGGATTATTTACTCCTTATATTAAACAATTACATGGTACGAGTCAGGAAATGCAAAACAATTTGCGCAGTAAACCATGGCAAACTGATGATATTGCTTTTCATACCGCTTATAAATCTTTAAAAGAAGTGTATGATAAAAAACCCATATTTTCTCAAACCAGTGAAGATGTACTCGCAAACTCTGTGCGCAGGATAGATGATTTGTTAGATAGTTATTATGCATCTAACGTGGCTTTTATACGTTCTAAGATTAGAGATAAGTTTTTAAATAAAGTACGGATTACAGAGTCTGTTGCGGCACAACTAACTGCCGAAGAAAAATTACTTAAGAAAGAATACAACGCTTCTCGCAGGATTTTAGAAAACGAGTTTGGTAAAAGCATGCGCTATAAATCTATACGTGAGCTGGCTACTGGAGATGCTCAAGAAATAATGACTACTTTAAAACCAGTATGGTTAATGAGTCCGTTGAGTGTAAGTGATTCTATGCCTATTGATACTTCCATCTTTGATGTGGTAATCTATGATGAGGCATCTCAAATCACTGTTGAAGAAGGTGTGCCATCACTATTTAGAACACACCAAACCATTATAGTAGGTGATGAAATGCAAATGCCGCCTACTAACTTCTTTAGTGCAAATAATACCGACCAAGAAGAAGACGAAGAAGAGATCGAGGAGAAAACAGGAATCATGCTCGATGCAGATAGTTTACTTAATCAAGGAGCGCGCAAATTAAGCTCTGTGATGCTAGGATGGCATTATCGTAGCCGTCGAGAGAGTTTGATTAGTTTTAGTAATGCTGCTTTTTATAAACGTAACTTACTTACCATACCTGATAGCCGTATCCCTAATGCTGGAATAGAGCCATTAGAACCTATTATCACGCCAGATCAAGAAATAAATGCGCAAGATGTGCTCAAACGTAGTATCAGTTTCCATTACATGGAAAATGCAGTTTACCATAAACGTGTAAATAAAGACGAGGCAACTTACATCTCAAATATGGTGCGCACGTTCCTGATGGAAGATGTGAAAAAAAGCATAGGTATTGTTGCATTCTCTATGGCGCAACAAAGCGAGATAGAAGAAGCACTGGATAAACTAGCTCAAGAAGATCGACATTTTGGTAAGTTACTAGAAGAAGAATATCAACGTACTGAAGAAGACCAGTTCGTGGGATTGTTTGTAAAGAATCTTGAGAACGTTCAAGGAGATGAGCGTGATATTATTATCATGAGTATTTGCTATGGTTTCAATAATCAAGGTAAGATGTTTATGAACTTCGGGCCTATAAATAGACGTGGTGGAGAAAAACGACTGAATGTTATTTTCTCACGTGCAAAGCGCAACATGATAGTCGTTTCTTCTATTCTAGCGGCAAACATTAAGAACGATTATAATGAAGGAGCAAACTACTTTAAACGTTTTCTCGCTTACGCGAAATTTATTAGCGACGGAGAATTAGAAGCAGCAAATGGTATTCTAGACAGCTTACATCTCGATGATGACGAAGAAGAAAGAACCAAACGCTTGCCTATTATCAATCAGCTCAAAGAGGTTCTAGAGAATGATGGTTATATAGTAGATAATGCTATAGGTCAATCGCATTTTAAATGTGATCTCGCCTTGCGTAAAAGTGACAGTAAATCTTATGAACTCGCCATTTTAATAGATCGTTCCACACATTATGCAACAGATGATATTTTAGAACAGTACAGTCAGAAACCAGCTGTTCTTAAAGCCTTTGGGTGGAAATTACAACATATTTATAGTAAGGACTGGCTCGAGCAACCAGAACGAGTTCTTGAAAAAATCAAACAAAAACTAGAAGGGAAAGAAGAAGATCCAGAAGAACTTGAACCTGAACTTGAACTTGAAAATCAAAAAGATGCTGTTGAAGAAATAAAGTCTAATAATGAAAGCTCAAACACTTCAATACCTGAAGTACTTGAAACGGAACTTGCACCTGAAAAGGAACAACAACCTCAAGGCAACCTTACTTTTAAGCGTTATGAATTTGTAGAAGGTTCTAGTAATAAATACTGGGAAATCGCCATAGATGGATTTGATATCATAACTAGATATGGACGCATAGGTAACAAACCTCAAGAAAATCGTAAGAGTCTTGATGATCAAGTTTCGGTTCTTAAAGAAGAAATGCGATTAATAGGAGTAAAGACTAGGAAAGGTTATCGACCGGTTTAA
- a CDS encoding T9SS type A sorting domain-containing protein produces MKRAALLFFLPLFALAQTYQYDWAERGGTSSDVITGTPSRDHDHEHILDIAVDANNNYYYLALSMSGNETIGSQTYTSYGANMGQDLLLFSTDCSGNFRWSKTFGGGMDVYGGGVEVDALGGVYVSGIVLLRNNLSDMAMQFDADFAYNPNLTSSTAGPHNQTLFIIKYDTQGVFQWLELPQQDNLAASESTSRNYGLVVEDNGTITLQTLFIAGTHFNGNIIVPSPYKGLVIQMNKDGNYLNHFDYDISGEITLDRNVIYHYDPLNGQHYFGIHERIGGGQPVTFNNIQQTGSILIVALDALGNELWRHDSTASGNIKSITTDDQSNVYLSGSATNTLGSGNDGFAGYTLTQVTSPTISGGANANYVIKLNAAGVLQWGTNPTYTTGIIATGYGLVVNGNEVAMAGAMLNNNIWGNATFNRAASGSAQEPVVVLMDKNTGIVSAIEDIEGPLGFDDEATAIAVDNFGNYVVGGYFTNSIFLNDPNVSSITNSGGDSDFWFARLAKTDCNGAPLSNEEVTNDSFKIYPNPAKDLITIITNDNKEMENYVIYDLKGQRIKEESIATRNINISTLASGIYILELEDVNGAKQTIKLVKE; encoded by the coding sequence ATGAAACGAGCCGCGCTATTATTTTTCCTACCGCTTTTTGCACTTGCTCAAACCTATCAATACGATTGGGCTGAGCGTGGCGGAACGTCAAGTGATGTAATTACTGGAACACCTTCACGTGATCACGACCACGAGCATATTTTAGATATAGCTGTAGATGCTAATAACAATTATTATTATTTAGCCCTTAGTATGAGTGGTAATGAAACTATTGGATCCCAAACCTATACGAGTTATGGTGCCAATATGGGACAAGATTTATTGCTTTTTTCAACGGATTGTTCTGGGAATTTTAGGTGGAGTAAAACTTTTGGTGGTGGAATGGATGTCTATGGTGGTGGCGTAGAAGTGGATGCCTTAGGTGGGGTTTATGTCAGTGGTATTGTGTTACTTCGTAATAATCTAAGTGATATGGCGATGCAATTTGATGCTGATTTTGCCTATAATCCTAATTTGACCTCAAGCACAGCTGGTCCTCATAACCAAACGTTGTTTATTATAAAATATGATACTCAAGGTGTTTTTCAATGGCTAGAATTACCTCAACAGGATAATTTAGCGGCAAGTGAAAGTACTTCTCGTAATTATGGTTTGGTAGTAGAAGATAATGGTACTATAACATTACAGACGCTTTTTATTGCTGGAACTCATTTTAATGGAAATATCATAGTTCCTAGTCCCTATAAAGGGTTAGTTATTCAAATGAATAAAGATGGTAATTATTTAAATCATTTTGATTATGACATCAGTGGTGAAATTACACTGGATCGCAATGTCATTTACCATTATGATCCATTAAATGGGCAGCACTATTTTGGAATACATGAGCGTATTGGTGGCGGACAGCCGGTCACATTTAATAATATTCAACAAACAGGCTCCATTTTAATTGTCGCTTTGGATGCTTTAGGCAATGAATTATGGAGACATGACAGTACCGCTAGTGGAAATATAAAAAGTATAACAACTGATGATCAATCAAATGTTTATTTGAGCGGATCTGCGACTAATACTTTAGGAAGTGGAAATGATGGTTTTGCAGGCTATACTCTTACTCAAGTTACTAGCCCTACGATTTCTGGAGGAGCAAATGCAAATTATGTCATAAAATTAAATGCAGCTGGAGTATTGCAATGGGGAACTAATCCTACCTATACAACTGGCATAATTGCCACTGGATATGGTTTAGTAGTAAACGGAAATGAAGTTGCTATGGCTGGTGCAATGCTAAATAATAATATTTGGGGCAACGCAACTTTTAATCGTGCTGCCAGTGGTAGCGCCCAAGAACCTGTAGTGGTGCTTATGGATAAAAACACAGGAATCGTAAGTGCGATAGAAGATATAGAAGGACCGTTGGGTTTTGATGATGAGGCCACAGCGATTGCCGTTGATAACTTTGGGAATTATGTGGTAGGTGGATATTTTACCAATTCTATTTTTTTAAATGATCCTAATGTTTCCAGCATTACTAATTCTGGTGGTGATAGCGACTTCTGGTTTGCCAGACTTGCCAAAACAGATTGTAATGGTGCGCCTTTAAGTAATGAAGAGGTTACAAATGATTCCTTTAAAATTTATCCTAATCCTGCTAAAGATTTGATTACTATAATCACAAATGATAACAAGGAGATGGAAAACTATGTTATTTATGATTTGAAAGGACAGCGTATCAAAGAGGAATCTATTGCAACTAGAAATATTAATATCTCAACCTTAGCTTCTGGAATTTACATTTTGGAATTAGAAGATGTTAATGGAGCAAAACAAACTATAAAGTTAGTAAAAGAGTAA
- a CDS encoding type II toxin-antitoxin system RelE family toxin, whose translation MEVIFLKSFLKDLKKVKNKKLKQQVKDAILEVEKAKTVSEISNIKKLSGFLGVYRIRIGSYRIGLYVNDSRVEFARFVKRADIYKLFP comes from the coding sequence ATGGAGGTTATTTTTCTCAAATCTTTTTTAAAAGATCTAAAAAAGGTCAAAAATAAAAAGCTGAAACAACAGGTAAAAGATGCAATTCTTGAAGTGGAAAAAGCTAAAACCGTTTCTGAAATTTCAAATATTAAAAAGCTATCGGGATTTCTAGGTGTTTATAGGATTAGAATAGGCTCGTATAGAATAGGATTGTATGTCAATGATAGCCGTGTTGAATTTGCCAGATTTGTAAAACGAGCTGATATCTATAAATTATTTCCATAG